The Candidatus Caldatribacterium sp. genome contains the following window.
GGGGACGGGAAGCCATTCTTCGAGTTCATGTTCGCGGGAAGCCTTTGGGGAAGGATGTGGACCTTGGGGTTCTTGCTCGCCGTACACCCGGTTTTGTGGGGGCGGATCTTGCGAATCTCGTGAACGAGGCGGCCATCCTTGCTGCCCGCAAGGGGAAAGAGGTCATTGAAATGGAGGACTTCGAAGAGGCAATTGACAAAGTCATCGCCGGACCGGAGCGAAAGCACATTATCATCAGCGAACGGGAGAAACGCATCATCGCTTACCATGAAGCGGGGCATGCCCTTGTGGCAAAGGTTCTTCCCAGTAGTGACCCGGTGCATAAGATTTCCATCATCCCCCGTGGGGGTGTTGCCCTGGGGTATACGTTGCAGCTCCCGACAGAAGACCGTTACCTGCTCACCAAGCAGGAACTCATGGCACGGCTTTCCATTCTCCTTGGAGGTCGTGTGGCTGAAGAAGTCATTTTCAAAGATGTGACTACTGGTGCCCATGACGACCTGAAGAAGGCCACAGAAATCGCCCGGGAAATGGTCTGCGAGTACGGTATGAGCGAGCTCCTTGGCCCTCTCACCTTAGGACGAAAGCATAAGGAGGTTTTTCTTGGGCGAGATATTGCCGAAGATCGTAACTACAGCGAGGAGATTGCCTACGCTATTGACAAGGAAGTTCGAGCCCTTATCGATCAGGCATACGAGCGAGCAAGAGACGTTATTCTCCGGTACCGGGAGAAGCTGGATGCACTTGCGAAAGAGCTCATGGAGAAGGAGGTTCTTGAGCGGGAAGAGATCGAGCGTATTCTCGATATACCCCAGGACGATTCTTCCAAAGGAGGAGAAAAAGTCCATGAAGGCGAACACGCTGCGCGTTGGTCTGACGGGGGTAGCGAGTATGGTGGTGACCGATGAGAGTACCGCTGACCGTTTTGACCCCGATATGGTCCCGGCTTTTGCAACCCCGATGCTTGTGTCTCTTATGGACAATGCCGCTCATGAGGCAGTGAAGCACCATCTTCCTGAAGGGTATGTCAGCGTAGGTACGCGAATCAGCATTTCCCATATAGCAGCGACTCCAAAGGGTATGAAAGTAACTGCCCGGGCAACGCTTGTGGAAATTTACCGGAATCGCCTTATCTTTGAAGCAGAGGCTTTTGATGAGGTTGAAAAGGTTGGGGAAGGTCGTTTGGAGCGCTTCGTGGTGAACCGGGAATGGTTCATGAAGCGTCTTGAGTCAAAATCGAAGGGAACAAGAAGTGAGGCATGATAGTGCATGAGACAATTCGCCGTTTTTGGTTTGGGCATTTTTGGGAGCAGTATTGCCATTGCCCTGTACCAGCAGGGGTTTACCGTTCTTGGGGTGGATATCGATGAGGATCCTGTGAAAGAGATGGCAGGGAAAATCACCGAGGTTGTCCAGGCGGATACAACGGATGAGCGGGTTCTTGAAGCGTTGGGAGTGAAGAACTTCGATGTGGCTATCGTCAGTATCGGCAACGATATCCAGTCGAGCGTCTTGACAACCCTTGCAGTGAAGGAACTCGGGGTTCCCTTTATTGTGGCGCGGGCAATTAATGAGATGCACGGAAAGATACTCGAGAAAATCGGTGCTGATCGTGTTATTTTCCCGGAGCGAGATATGGCGCTTAAGGTAGCAAAGACACTCGCCTTTCCGAACGCCATACGAACCGAGGAGCTCTTTCCTGGCTACAACGTCGTTGAAGTGAAGCTTCCCCCTCTCCTTCACGGGATGTCTCTTGGCAAGGCTCAGCTCCGAAACCGCTATGGTGTTACCGTTCTGGCCATAAAAAGAGATGGTGAGTACCGGGTTTCGCCTTCAGCCGATGAGGTATTGCTCAAAGGGGATGTCATCTACATTTTGGGAAACGAACAGCAGTTGCGGAGATTTTTCAAAGAAATGGTTGAGAGTCGCAATGGAAAGGTTGTGGAAGCATGAAGGCGCAGCTTGAATGTTTCACCTGTAACATTCGACAGGCTCAGGAGGCTGCAGAAATCGCGGGGGCTGATTTTGACCTCCTTTGGAAAGTGTCGCAGCGAGTCTGCGCATTGTACGCTCACGCCGACCCCCAGTGGACTCCGGCCTACATGACTACTCTTGCCCATCAGATTGCGAAAGAAGCCACAGGGGTTGAGGATATCTACTATCGCTTCAAGCGACACTACAATCGCATGGCTCTGGAGCTTTACCCTCAGCTTAAAGAATTTGTGAATGCTTCTTGTGGCAACCGGCTTGAGCGAGCGGTTCTTGTGGCCATTGCTGGAAACATCATCGACCTTGGGGTGTACCGAGAGGTGGATGTGTCGGACATTCTCGCTCAGGTGACGAACGCTCAATGGGGAAGGTACGACTTTCCAGCATTTTACACAGATATCCTGAGAGCGAGAACCATCATCTACGTTGGGGATAATGCGGGAGAGATTGTTTTCGACCGTGTTCTCGTTGAAGAAATCCGTTCCTGCGGGGAAAAGGAGATTATTTTTGTCGTTAAAGGAGGACCAATTTCTAACGATGCTCTCCTTGAGGATGCCAGGGAAGCAGGTCTTGACGGACTTGCGGTACTCATGACCACAGGACAGGCTGAAACAGGCATTGATGTTGCCAAGGCTCCTCGCGAACTTCAGGAAATTTGGGAGCGAGCCGACCTCATTATTTCCAAGGGTCAGGGGAACTTCGAAACGCTGAGTGGGCGAAAGGAGAATATCTATTTTCTCCTCAAGGCAAAGTGCATTCCTGTCGCCAGGGAATTTGGGGTGCCTCAGGGGGCGCTGATTCTCAAAAGGAACCTTGGGTGAGCGCCATGGGTCAAGAGAACACCGTCCTTGTCCGCTCAAGTGGTGGAGTAGTGGTGCGAGAAGGGGATTCGTCCTTTCAGGTTCTCCTGATCCGGAAGAGGGGATCTTCTTTCTGGACGCTTCCCAAAGGGCACCTTGAGGAAGGGGAGAGGGAAGAGGAGGCGGCAGCTCGGGAAGTTCAAGAAGAAACGGGGTGTTCTCCTCGCCTTGGTCCAAAGCTTGGAGAAATTTCTTTCACCTACGAGCGGAACGGTCGTATCTTCGAGGAGCACGTTACTTTTTACCTTATGGGAGTGGAAGAAGAAGGTCCACGGAGTGCAGAGGAAGAAGTCGAGGAGGCCCGCTGGTTCGAGCTCTCTGAGGCTCCTCGTTTCCTCTTTTACGAAAACGAGCGGCTCATCCTCTCTCTGGCGCAGAGGTATCTGGAAGAAGTAGGGATAAATTTTTGAGGTTTCCCCCCTTGACAGTGACAAAATCCCTGTTCATGCGCTAAAATACTCCCAAAAGGAGGGAAAGCCTGGTTTTGCCCTCGGAGAAGGGAGGGAACAAGATCCGAGGAAGGGGCGCAAATCAGGCGAGGAGGTTATCCGGTGGAGCTTTTGAAGATTTCGTCCCGTACAAAGCCGGCGGCTTTGGCGGGGGCAATTACTGGGGTAATTCGAGAGCATGGACGGGCAGAGATGCAGGCAGTGGGAGCGGGTGCAGTGAACCAGGCGGTGAAGGCCATCGCTATTGCTCGGGGATATCTTGCGCCAAGTGGTATTGATCTTGTTTGCATTCCAGCTTTTGTGGATGTCAAGATAAACGATTCAGAGAAAACGGCAATACGCTTCATTGTGCTTCCGGCTTAAAATTGAATCCTCAGGAAAAGGAGGTTGGGGAGGATGAACAAGCAGGACTTGGTGGGCACTCTTGCGGAGGAACTGAAAAAGGAGGGTTTGAGCATTACGAAGAAGGATACCGCTCGTGTCGTGGACAAGATGCTCGAAGTCATCGAGAACGCGCTTCGGAAAGGCGAGAAGGTGCAGCTTGTGGGCTTTGGTACCTTTGGGGTGAAAAAGAGAGCGGGCCGCAGAGGGAGGAATCCGCAGACCGGAAAAGAGATTCATATTCCTGAGACCAAGGTGCCTTTCTTCCGTCCAGGGAAGCTCCTTAAGGAGATCGTAAAGTAGGAGAGCTCTTCCCCACGGGGGAATCCCCCGTGGGGACCTTGTCTTTGCGGGACACTCTGGTATACTTTATAGGTGGATGAGGTGCGCCCGTAGCTCAACAGGATAGAGCGTCGGCCTCCGGAGCCGAAGGTTGTGGGTTCAATTCCCGCCGGGCGCACCAGTTTTTTTGCGGCTTCCCGCCACTTCCCCCTTGTGAACAGAAAGCAGGTTGACAGCAATTTGACAGCAGAAACTAAGATTGATCTCTCTTGCGGTTCTTGAAGGGGAAAAATCGGAGGTAAAATGCTCTGGTGCCGAAGGCGGGAGTCGAACCCGCATGAGCTTTACGCTCACTGGAGCCTGATTCCAGCGCGTCTGCCAGTTCCGCCACTTCGGCACGGGCAAAAATACAATAGAATATCCCCCTTATCGTTGTCAAGAGCTTGGGTGCAACCACGGACTGCAAGGTTCTTGGTCCTCCCCTAAAAAGCTCGGAACAAGCCGCAGGATGTTGCCTTAGCCTTGACAGGCACGGCTATTTAGGTATAATAGTACCAAAATTCGCTGAAGGGAGGAGAGAGA
Protein-coding sequences here:
- a CDS encoding TrkA family potassium uptake protein: MRQFAVFGLGIFGSSIAIALYQQGFTVLGVDIDEDPVKEMAGKITEVVQADTTDERVLEALGVKNFDVAIVSIGNDIQSSVLTTLAVKELGVPFIVARAINEMHGKILEKIGADRVIFPERDMALKVAKTLAFPNAIRTEELFPGYNVVEVKLPPLLHGMSLGKAQLRNRYGVTVLAIKRDGEYRVSPSADEVLLKGDVIYILGNEQQLRRFFKEMVESRNGKVVEA
- a CDS encoding DUF89 family protein; amino-acid sequence: MKAQLECFTCNIRQAQEAAEIAGADFDLLWKVSQRVCALYAHADPQWTPAYMTTLAHQIAKEATGVEDIYYRFKRHYNRMALELYPQLKEFVNASCGNRLERAVLVAIAGNIIDLGVYREVDVSDILAQVTNAQWGRYDFPAFYTDILRARTIIYVGDNAGEIVFDRVLVEEIRSCGEKEIIFVVKGGPISNDALLEDAREAGLDGLAVLMTTGQAETGIDVAKAPRELQEIWERADLIISKGQGNFETLSGRKENIYFLLKAKCIPVAREFGVPQGALILKRNLG
- a CDS encoding NUDIX domain-containing protein, whose product is MSAMGQENTVLVRSSGGVVVREGDSSFQVLLIRKRGSSFWTLPKGHLEEGEREEEAAAREVQEETGCSPRLGPKLGEISFTYERNGRIFEEHVTFYLMGVEEEGPRSAEEEVEEARWFELSEAPRFLFYENERLILSLAQRYLEEVGINF
- a CDS encoding stage V sporulation protein S, yielding MELLKISSRTKPAALAGAITGVIREHGRAEMQAVGAGAVNQAVKAIAIARGYLAPSGIDLVCIPAFVDVKINDSEKTAIRFIVLPA
- a CDS encoding HU family DNA-binding protein, with the protein product MNKQDLVGTLAEELKKEGLSITKKDTARVVDKMLEVIENALRKGEKVQLVGFGTFGVKKRAGRRGRNPQTGKEIHIPETKVPFFRPGKLLKEIVK